A single genomic interval of Nocardioides nitrophenolicus harbors:
- a CDS encoding helix-turn-helix domain-containing protein, with protein sequence MTETHASWALPGVARWMISSLETQLPTVTERIAGLVSDGAGGQRGRLVRQAVQQALRLFVDQVLDRPTSTIVVDDLFRKLGYRQAARGRDREAIDHAMQVAAAEISDELRVRAAENGLSADALNALNDAVSSFLDYLARQAQHGFDAGLAERAQDVGIARTQLIEALLAAVDPADAQGRATAARWDIPELVTVLAVDLGPDDHPLDGDDLGAEALTGQGSPQVVLCDSTVANAVTKRIRAAAPGRRIARCWPVVVTDVPAAWRWSHRALALVRARVIPKRPVIDCARYRTEIWLHAEPVMRRQLAQDLLQPLFAESENSREILSETLLVWLETRESAPAIAARLGVHPQTVRYRWKRINELFGEVLHDPDVVTQLLLVLKASVPLWIAGDQSDFERYKSTQDP encoded by the coding sequence GTGACCGAGACGCATGCGTCGTGGGCGTTGCCCGGGGTGGCGCGCTGGATGATCAGCAGTCTCGAGACCCAGCTGCCGACGGTGACGGAGCGGATCGCGGGGCTGGTCAGTGACGGGGCGGGCGGTCAGCGCGGGCGGCTGGTCCGGCAGGCGGTGCAGCAGGCGCTGCGGCTCTTCGTCGACCAGGTGCTCGACCGGCCGACCAGCACCATCGTGGTCGACGACCTGTTCCGCAAGCTCGGCTACCGCCAGGCCGCACGAGGACGCGACCGGGAGGCGATCGACCACGCGATGCAGGTCGCGGCCGCCGAGATCTCCGACGAGCTGCGGGTCCGGGCGGCCGAGAACGGGCTGTCCGCCGACGCCCTCAACGCGCTGAACGACGCGGTCAGCAGCTTCCTCGACTACCTGGCCAGGCAGGCCCAGCACGGCTTCGACGCCGGCCTCGCGGAGCGCGCCCAGGACGTCGGCATCGCCCGGACCCAGCTGATCGAGGCCCTGCTCGCCGCCGTGGATCCGGCCGACGCGCAGGGACGGGCGACCGCGGCCCGGTGGGACATCCCGGAGCTGGTCACGGTGCTGGCCGTCGACCTCGGTCCCGACGATCACCCGCTCGACGGCGACGATCTCGGCGCCGAGGCGCTCACCGGGCAGGGCAGTCCGCAGGTGGTGCTGTGCGACAGCACCGTCGCGAACGCGGTGACCAAGCGGATCCGGGCGGCGGCGCCCGGCCGGCGGATCGCGCGCTGCTGGCCGGTCGTGGTGACCGACGTACCTGCCGCCTGGCGCTGGAGCCATCGCGCCCTCGCGCTCGTGCGGGCCCGGGTGATCCCGAAGCGGCCGGTCATCGACTGTGCGCGCTACCGCACCGAGATCTGGCTGCACGCCGAGCCGGTGATGCGTCGCCAGCTCGCTCAGGACCTGCTGCAGCCGCTGTTCGCGGAGAGCGAGAACTCGCGCGAGATCCTCTCCGAGACCCTGTTGGTCTGGCTGGAGACCCGAGAGAGCGCGCCCGCGATCGCGGCCCGGCTGGGGGTGCACCCGCAAACCGTGCGCTACCGCTGGAAGCGGATCAACGAGCTGTTCGGCGAGGTGCTGCACGATCCGGACGTGGTGACCCAGCTGCTTCTCGTGCTCAAGGCCAGCGTGCCGCTGTGGATCGCCGGCGACCAGAGCGACTTCGAGCGCTACAAGTCCACCCAGGACCCGTGA
- a CDS encoding FadR/GntR family transcriptional regulator: MAALHDDVLDALGRRIVSGELAVGAVLTLDDIDTQYDVSRSVSREAVRVLASMGMVASRRRVGLTVQPRTSWQVFDPRLIRWRLDSADRAAQLRSLGELRSGFEPVAAALAAVRATPEQCGALTTAVGEMVMHGRAGDLESFLAADIVFHRVLLEASGNEMLAALDGVVAEVLAGRTHHHLMPTRPKDEAIDLHVEVAHAVRAGDAAAARAAMERIIAEATDAVAGDAEDSTTIGGDGEHA, translated from the coding sequence GTGGCCGCGCTGCACGACGACGTCCTCGACGCGCTCGGTCGCCGCATCGTCAGCGGCGAGCTCGCCGTGGGCGCGGTGCTGACGCTCGACGACATCGATACCCAGTACGACGTCAGCCGATCGGTGTCGCGCGAGGCGGTCCGGGTGCTCGCCTCGATGGGCATGGTGGCCTCGCGCCGGCGGGTCGGCCTGACCGTGCAGCCGCGCACCAGCTGGCAGGTGTTCGACCCTCGGCTGATCCGCTGGCGGCTCGACTCGGCGGACCGGGCCGCGCAGCTGCGCTCCCTGGGCGAGCTGCGCAGCGGCTTCGAGCCCGTCGCCGCCGCCCTGGCCGCCGTCCGTGCGACGCCGGAGCAGTGTGGGGCGCTGACGACGGCCGTCGGCGAGATGGTGATGCACGGCCGCGCGGGCGACCTGGAGTCCTTCCTGGCCGCCGACATCGTCTTCCACCGGGTGCTGCTGGAGGCATCCGGCAACGAGATGCTGGCTGCGCTCGACGGCGTGGTCGCCGAGGTGCTGGCGGGGCGGACCCACCACCACCTGATGCCGACCAGGCCCAAGGACGAGGCGATCGACCTGCACGTCGAGGTGGCCCACGCGGTGCGCGCCGGTGACGCGGCCGCGGCCCGGGCGGCGATGGAGAGGATCATCGCCGAGGCCACCGACGCGGTCGCGGGGGATGCGGAGGACTCGACTACGATCGGGGGCGATGGAGAACACGCCTGA
- a CDS encoding gluconokinase produces the protein MTSRSTDARPIPLLVVMGVSGSGKSTVGAAIAQRLGVPFADADDFHPPANIAKMTAGIALDDADRIPWLEAIGRWLDAHDDRGGVISCSALKVAYRDRLRAHASRVSFVHLHGGREVIARRQASRPGHFMPASLLDSQFDTLEPLGPDEAGLVIDVDQSVDAIVQEYVTRSAEA, from the coding sequence ATGACCAGCAGAAGCACCGACGCTAGGCCGATCCCACTCCTCGTCGTCATGGGGGTCTCCGGCTCGGGGAAGTCGACCGTGGGCGCCGCGATCGCGCAGCGCCTCGGTGTTCCGTTCGCCGACGCCGACGACTTCCACCCCCCGGCCAACATCGCCAAGATGACCGCGGGCATCGCCCTCGACGACGCCGACCGGATCCCGTGGCTCGAGGCCATCGGCCGATGGCTCGACGCCCACGACGACCGCGGCGGCGTGATCAGCTGCTCGGCGCTCAAGGTGGCCTACCGAGACCGACTGCGCGCCCACGCCTCGCGGGTCTCGTTCGTGCACCTGCACGGCGGTCGCGAGGTCATCGCCCGGCGCCAGGCCAGCCGTCCCGGGCACTTCATGCCGGCCTCCCTGCTGGACTCGCAGTTCGACACGCTCGAGCCGCTGGGTCCCGACGAGGCCGGCCTCGTCATCGACGTCGACCAGTCGGTCGACGCCATCGTCCAGGAGTACGTCACCCGGTCCGCCGAGGCCTGA
- a CDS encoding FAD-dependent oxidoreductase, producing the protein MSDPVILLVSGDHLDVLDEQFHRYRREYDVRAAGSAAEANAVLEQARRVGQPVALIVTDSRLPDETMLVAMHDWRGFVPTARRLVVIPISRFGEESVTLRPYLQKGKFDTYLVLPQGRRDEEFHYAVTEMLSDWGATVATSEVDSVRIIAPEGLPLTLAVRDFLDRQGMPHRSYLPESPQGQEALARLEGPPSYPLVHMTSGVLADYPVLAPTSTRELGAMIYGRPSDIEVDTVVDLAVVGAGPAGLAAAVYGASEGLSTVVIESEVIGGQAGTSSMIRNYLGFPRGVSGQRLGQRARTQAIRFGARFFTGWPVVELRPGVDGAPHTVVTEGGDVRARSVLVAAGVAYRRLGIAALEDLVGAGVNYGAAMTAAREMEDRDVYVVGGGNSAGQAAIHLARFARSVTILIRREDLTATMSTYLIDEIAWNPRIDVRPCTEIIDGGPDESGQLGWLRLCDVRTREEERVDAGGLFLLIGAAPHCDWLPDEVRRDEHGFVLTGRDVPAECWVDGLPPENLGTCVPGVFAAGDIRSGSMKRVASASGEGASAVSLVHGYLEGLRVPPAP; encoded by the coding sequence GTGAGCGACCCTGTCATCCTCCTGGTCTCCGGCGACCACCTCGACGTACTCGACGAGCAGTTCCACCGCTACCGGCGTGAGTACGACGTGCGCGCGGCCGGCAGCGCCGCCGAGGCGAACGCGGTCCTCGAGCAGGCCCGTCGCGTCGGGCAGCCGGTCGCGCTGATCGTGACCGACTCGCGACTGCCCGACGAGACCATGCTGGTGGCGATGCACGACTGGCGTGGGTTCGTCCCCACCGCGCGCCGACTCGTGGTCATCCCGATCAGCCGGTTCGGCGAGGAGAGCGTGACGCTGCGGCCCTACCTGCAGAAGGGCAAGTTCGACACCTACCTCGTGCTCCCGCAGGGCCGTCGCGACGAGGAGTTCCACTACGCGGTGACCGAGATGCTCAGCGACTGGGGCGCGACGGTCGCCACCTCCGAGGTCGACTCGGTCCGGATCATCGCGCCCGAGGGACTGCCGCTGACGCTGGCCGTCCGCGACTTCCTCGACCGGCAGGGGATGCCGCACCGCAGCTACCTGCCCGAGAGTCCGCAAGGACAGGAGGCGCTCGCCCGGCTGGAGGGCCCGCCGTCGTACCCGCTCGTCCACATGACCTCCGGGGTCCTCGCCGACTACCCGGTCCTGGCACCGACCTCGACCCGCGAGCTCGGCGCGATGATCTACGGCCGTCCGTCCGACATCGAGGTCGACACGGTCGTCGACCTGGCCGTCGTCGGAGCCGGGCCGGCCGGCCTCGCCGCGGCTGTGTACGGCGCCTCCGAGGGCCTGTCCACCGTCGTGATCGAGTCCGAGGTGATCGGCGGCCAGGCCGGCACCAGCTCGATGATCCGCAACTACCTCGGCTTCCCGCGCGGCGTCTCCGGCCAGCGGCTCGGCCAGCGCGCCCGCACCCAGGCGATCCGGTTCGGCGCCCGGTTCTTCACCGGGTGGCCGGTCGTCGAGCTGCGGCCCGGCGTCGACGGCGCACCGCACACCGTGGTCACCGAAGGGGGAGACGTGCGCGCTCGCTCGGTCCTGGTCGCGGCCGGCGTCGCCTACCGCCGCCTCGGCATCGCCGCGCTGGAGGACCTGGTCGGCGCGGGCGTCAACTACGGGGCCGCGATGACCGCGGCCCGGGAGATGGAGGACCGCGACGTCTACGTCGTCGGCGGCGGCAACTCCGCCGGTCAGGCCGCCATCCACCTCGCCCGGTTCGCGCGGTCGGTGACGATCCTGATCCGCCGCGAGGACCTGACCGCGACCATGTCGACGTACCTCATCGACGAGATCGCGTGGAACCCGCGGATCGACGTCCGTCCGTGCACGGAGATCATCGACGGTGGCCCGGACGAGAGCGGGCAGCTCGGCTGGCTGCGCCTGTGCGATGTCCGCACCCGCGAGGAGGAGCGGGTCGACGCGGGTGGCCTGTTCCTGCTGATCGGGGCCGCCCCCCACTGCGACTGGCTGCCGGACGAGGTGCGCCGTGACGAGCACGGCTTCGTGCTGACCGGTCGCGACGTTCCCGCCGAGTGCTGGGTCGACGGCCTCCCGCCCGAGAACCTCGGCACCTGCGTCCCCGGAGTCTTCGCCGCCGGTGACATCCGGTCGGGCTCGATGAAGCGGGTCGCGTCGGCCAGCGGCGAGGGTGCGTCGGCGGTGTCGCTCGTCCACGGTTACCTGGAGGGGCTGCGGGTACCGCCCGCGCCATGA
- a CDS encoding DUF2237 family protein, which yields MTEAGGAPERNVLGETLQPCGTDPMTGFLRDGTCSCGPQDVGVHAVCAVMTEEFLAHQRAVGNDLSTPRPEWHFPGLHPGDRWCVVAGRWLQAYVDGVAAPVVLASTNERALRLIPLEVLREHAVDVPDDLSGLA from the coding sequence GTGACCGAGGCCGGCGGAGCACCCGAGCGCAATGTGCTGGGCGAGACGCTCCAGCCCTGCGGCACCGACCCGATGACCGGCTTCCTGCGCGACGGCACCTGCTCGTGCGGTCCCCAGGACGTCGGCGTGCACGCCGTCTGCGCGGTGATGACCGAGGAGTTCCTCGCCCACCAGCGAGCGGTCGGCAACGATCTGTCGACTCCCCGTCCCGAGTGGCACTTCCCCGGCCTGCACCCCGGCGACCGATGGTGCGTGGTCGCCGGGCGCTGGCTGCAGGCGTACGTCGACGGGGTGGCCGCGCCGGTCGTGCTCGCCTCGACGAACGAGCGCGCGCTGCGGCTGATCCCGCTCGAGGTGCTGCGCGAGCACGCGGTCGACGTCCCCGACGACCTGAGCGGCCTGGCCTAG
- a CDS encoding helix-turn-helix domain-containing protein, which yields MPLDCSPAAARRRLPVRADLCLDRHLTTAPGAAREARRCGRVPRACARSPGPSWGLSSRRVAGPGRNAHSVGRCRLRRRVTLVPVPGRLLPVDRREIAREFGDRVRTLRVTRGMTQEDLAGASGLSRNQVQNIEHARNNVLDEHGRPGPANPTLETIWALAIALGVDAAELVRRAN from the coding sequence ATGCCCCTCGACTGCTCACCCGCCGCCGCCCGCCGTCGGCTCCCCGTCCGCGCCGACCTGTGCCTGGATCGCCACCTGACCACTGCTCCGGGTGCCGCCCGCGAGGCTCGGCGATGCGGCCGGGTGCCGCGCGCCTGCGCCCGTTCGCCGGGGCCCTCGTGGGGCCTCTCCTCCCGCCGCGTCGCCGGGCCCGGCCGAAATGCCCACTCCGTTGGGCGGTGTCGGCTGCGCCGGCGGGTCACCCTCGTCCCTGTGCCCGGTCGCCTGCTCCCCGTTGATCGGCGGGAGATCGCGCGTGAGTTCGGGGACCGCGTTCGGACGCTGCGCGTGACGCGTGGCATGACCCAGGAGGACCTGGCGGGCGCCTCCGGCCTGAGCCGCAACCAGGTGCAGAACATCGAGCACGCACGCAACAACGTGCTCGACGAGCACGGCCGTCCCGGACCGGCCAATCCCACGCTCGAGACGATCTGGGCGCTCGCCATCGCCCTGGGCGTCGATGCCGCCGAGCTGGTGCGGCGCGCCAACTGA
- a CDS encoding MarR family winged helix-turn-helix transcriptional regulator produces MPKVPVASPLVAEWRQLLDRHAAVSCALEKALQDRHGIGLSEFETLDRVVDANCGKYRMADLAGDIHLSQSALSRAITRLEKDGLVERSACEEDRRSVFVCLTDAGRRLHHEALPTHRAVLEGSWDC; encoded by the coding sequence GTGCCGAAGGTCCCCGTCGCGAGCCCGCTGGTCGCCGAGTGGCGCCAGCTGCTCGACCGGCACGCCGCGGTGAGCTGCGCGCTCGAGAAGGCGCTGCAGGACCGGCACGGCATCGGGCTGAGCGAGTTCGAGACCCTCGACCGGGTCGTCGACGCCAACTGCGGCAAGTACCGCATGGCGGACCTGGCCGGCGACATCCACCTCAGCCAGAGCGCCCTGTCCCGCGCGATCACCCGCCTCGAGAAGGACGGCCTGGTCGAGCGCTCGGCGTGTGAGGAGGACCGGCGCAGCGTCTTCGTCTGCCTCACCGACGCCGGCCGCAGGCTGCACCACGAGGCGCTGCCCACGCACCGTGCGGTGCTCGAGGGCAGCTGGGACTGCTAG
- a CDS encoding GntP family permease produces the protein MSVPLIAAGTDLVEPVASEGRLVLAALLGIGVIVVLIIAAKVHPFLALTGGALTVGVVAGVDVETAIASYTTGFGTTAAGVGILIALGAMFGKLLADSGGADQIVDTIIGHASPRALPWAMAVVGAIIGLPMFFEIGLVLLMPVIYLVARRSGQSLVTIGIPALAGLSAMHGLVPPHPGPLTAIDYLGADLGTTLALGVAVAIPTVIIAGPVFGLVGRYVDVAVPDRFEGTRDEDPTVRPSFGITIASVLLPVVLMMGKALADIFIDDAGDPLRRTLDVLGTPLIALAIAVVVAMFTLGGRMGRDGVSASLESSLPGVAGILLIVSAGGGFKQSLVDTGIGTIVAERVADSNISVLVLAWFVAVLIRLATGSATVATVTASGLLAPLTAQLSSGEVSLMVLAVGAGSVFFSHVNDAGFWLVKEYFGMSVGQTLKTWSAMETLLSVSGLVFVMALNLVI, from the coding sequence ATGTCCGTTCCACTGATCGCCGCCGGCACCGACCTCGTCGAGCCCGTCGCCTCGGAGGGCCGCCTGGTCCTCGCCGCCCTCCTCGGCATCGGCGTCATCGTCGTCCTCATCATCGCCGCGAAGGTGCATCCCTTCCTCGCGCTCACCGGCGGGGCGCTGACCGTGGGCGTGGTCGCCGGGGTCGACGTCGAGACCGCGATCGCGAGCTACACCACCGGGTTCGGTACGACGGCCGCCGGCGTCGGCATCCTGATCGCCCTCGGCGCCATGTTCGGCAAGCTGCTCGCCGACAGCGGCGGCGCCGACCAGATCGTCGACACCATCATCGGCCACGCCTCACCCCGCGCGCTGCCGTGGGCGATGGCCGTCGTCGGCGCGATCATCGGCCTCCCGATGTTCTTCGAGATCGGCCTGGTGCTGCTGATGCCGGTGATCTACCTCGTCGCCCGCCGCTCCGGTCAGTCCCTGGTCACCATCGGCATCCCCGCCCTCGCCGGCCTGTCCGCCATGCACGGCCTGGTCCCGCCGCACCCCGGCCCGCTCACCGCCATCGACTACCTCGGCGCGGACCTCGGCACCACCCTCGCCCTCGGCGTCGCCGTCGCGATCCCCACCGTGATCATCGCCGGACCCGTCTTCGGCCTCGTCGGCCGGTACGTCGACGTAGCGGTTCCCGACCGGTTCGAGGGAACGCGCGACGAGGACCCCACCGTCCGGCCGTCGTTCGGCATCACCATCGCGTCGGTGCTGCTGCCGGTGGTGCTGATGATGGGCAAGGCCCTGGCCGACATCTTCATCGACGACGCCGGCGACCCGCTGCGTCGCACGCTCGACGTGCTCGGCACCCCGCTCATCGCGCTCGCCATCGCGGTGGTGGTCGCGATGTTCACCCTCGGCGGCCGGATGGGCCGCGACGGCGTCTCCGCCTCGTTGGAGTCGTCCCTGCCCGGCGTGGCCGGCATCCTGCTCATCGTCTCCGCCGGCGGTGGCTTCAAGCAGTCGCTGGTCGACACGGGCATCGGCACGATCGTCGCCGAGCGGGTCGCCGACTCGAACATCTCGGTGTTGGTGCTGGCGTGGTTCGTCGCGGTCCTGATCCGCCTCGCCACCGGCTCGGCGACCGTCGCCACGGTCACCGCGTCCGGCCTGCTCGCGCCGCTGACGGCCCAGCTGTCCAGCGGTGAGGTGTCGCTGATGGTGCTCGCCGTCGGCGCCGGCTCGGTGTTCTTCTCCCACGTCAACGACGCCGGCTTCTGGCTGGTGAAGGAGTACTTCGGGATGAGCGTCGGGCAGACGCTCAAGACCTGGTCGGCCATGGAGACGCTGCTGTCGGTGTCGGGGCTGGTGTTCGTGATGGCGCTCAACCTGGTCATCTGA
- a CDS encoding ABC transporter permease produces the protein MSDAPAPVGLRKLSKLGLAIAVVGALIQLVLGIYYLAMAHSPAPNDLPVGVVGTTDQRAQLTTALEEGGDFKVEEYGDVSALQQAIRERRAYGGVAFAGQQPTLYVATAASPSVANLFKASFSSAYQEQVRSQVDQLVAAGQPVPAETVALLAAAPPVTDVVPLPKEDSAGSSLGFVIQALCLGGSIASLALGRLRGLTRRSPARGVGHAALLVVYALASAGVALIAMALFGVGRDADHLTLFGGLALISLAVTASTAAFVALFGPAGSLVGGLYFTLGLIISGSSIAPEMLPRAGNAVGQLLPPGAGATVARDAMYFPDASTVSAFVVLAAYAGLGLLVIVLTNTAANRTRSTQLLARGED, from the coding sequence ATGAGCGACGCACCTGCTCCGGTCGGACTCCGCAAGCTGTCGAAGCTGGGCCTGGCGATCGCCGTCGTCGGCGCGCTGATCCAGCTCGTCCTCGGGATCTACTACCTCGCCATGGCGCACTCCCCCGCGCCCAACGACCTGCCCGTCGGCGTCGTCGGCACCACCGACCAGCGCGCCCAGCTCACCACGGCGCTCGAGGAGGGCGGCGACTTCAAGGTCGAGGAGTACGGCGACGTGAGCGCGCTGCAGCAGGCGATCCGCGAGCGCCGGGCGTACGGCGGCGTCGCGTTCGCCGGCCAGCAGCCGACCCTGTACGTCGCCACGGCCGCCTCGCCGTCGGTGGCCAACCTCTTCAAGGCGTCCTTCTCCTCGGCCTACCAGGAGCAGGTGCGGAGCCAGGTCGACCAGCTCGTCGCGGCCGGGCAACCGGTGCCGGCCGAGACCGTCGCCCTGTTGGCGGCCGCGCCGCCGGTGACCGACGTCGTGCCGCTGCCGAAGGAGGACAGCGCCGGCAGCTCGCTCGGCTTCGTGATCCAGGCCCTGTGCCTCGGCGGCTCCATCGCCTCGCTCGCCCTCGGCCGGCTGCGCGGGCTGACCCGGCGCTCGCCCGCCCGCGGCGTCGGCCATGCGGCGCTGCTCGTGGTCTACGCTCTCGCCTCGGCGGGCGTCGCCCTGATCGCGATGGCGCTGTTCGGCGTGGGCCGGGACGCCGACCACCTCACCCTCTTCGGCGGCCTGGCCCTCATCTCCCTGGCCGTGACCGCCTCGACCGCCGCCTTCGTGGCTCTGTTCGGTCCCGCGGGCTCGCTGGTCGGCGGCCTCTACTTCACCCTCGGCCTGATCATCTCCGGCTCCTCGATCGCACCCGAGATGCTGCCGCGCGCCGGCAACGCCGTCGGCCAGCTGCTCCCACCCGGTGCCGGCGCGACCGTCGCCCGCGACGCGATGTACTTCCCCGACGCGTCCACCGTTTCGGCCTTCGTGGTCCTCGCGGCCTATGCCGGCCTCGGCCTGCTCGTCATCGTGCTCACCAACACCGCCGCGAACCGGACCCGGTCGACACAGCTGCTCGCCCGGGGCGAGGATTGA
- a CDS encoding hemerythrin domain-containing protein, whose amino-acid sequence MTSGIDLGRPASGDVIDLISDDHRRFELLLAQLRLGTADRDAVRRAFADVLVAHGEAEEEIVYPVLRKAASDVDAHDVHHGREEHAEGNDALLVLLELKGTETQAFSDAVEELSNLVAHHIAEEELSILEPARTEVSTKVRWDLGGKWAKRRNQLIDEGCGSVENLRRLVAAAQRDGLLQDA is encoded by the coding sequence ATGACCTCCGGAATCGACCTGGGCCGCCCCGCGTCGGGCGATGTCATCGACCTGATCAGCGACGACCACCGACGCTTCGAGCTCCTCCTCGCGCAGCTGCGGCTCGGTACCGCCGACCGCGACGCCGTACGCCGGGCCTTCGCCGACGTCCTCGTCGCCCACGGCGAGGCGGAGGAGGAGATCGTCTATCCCGTGCTGCGCAAGGCGGCCTCCGACGTCGATGCGCACGACGTCCACCACGGGCGCGAGGAGCACGCCGAGGGCAATGACGCGTTGCTGGTGCTGCTCGAGCTCAAGGGCACCGAGACACAGGCCTTCTCCGACGCGGTGGAGGAGCTGAGCAACCTCGTCGCGCACCACATCGCCGAGGAGGAGCTGAGCATCCTCGAGCCGGCCCGGACCGAGGTCTCGACGAAGGTGCGCTGGGACCTCGGCGGCAAGTGGGCCAAGCGACGCAACCAGCTCATCGACGAGGGCTGCGGCTCGGTCGAGAACCTACGACGCCTCGTGGCCGCCGCCCAGCGGGATGGCCTGCTGCAGGACGCCTGA
- a CDS encoding HAD family hydrolase, producing the protein MGHRHHRRAQGGGGHALDPDNERNLRWFAGALGHAAQDPVGRALAQLAGRGRLSGVEDHGCNGISGSVDRHPVHLGPPEWLGMAGRDDLGVTVGVKVDARPIGYITVGDDVRADARSGVDRLRSLGVETVLLSDDTERNTRHLADACGIARWHAAVDGTSLAGLVADYRARARGRPVAVASRNGASAGDLRIDVEAGDLRLTDLDVNRIAEAFAISHRVARVRRRTRALGLGATALGGAVAGAGLAGLPVVAAGALLGTLVVLAVAARG; encoded by the coding sequence GTGGGGCACCGTCACCACCGGCGAGCTCAAGGTGGCGGCGGTCACGCCCTCGACCCGGACAACGAGCGCAACCTGCGCTGGTTCGCCGGGGCGCTCGGCCATGCCGCGCAGGACCCGGTCGGTCGCGCGCTGGCGCAGCTCGCGGGGCGGGGCCGGCTCAGCGGCGTCGAGGACCACGGGTGCAACGGCATCAGTGGTTCGGTCGACCGCCACCCGGTGCACCTCGGGCCGCCCGAGTGGCTCGGCATGGCCGGGCGCGACGACCTCGGCGTCACGGTGGGCGTCAAGGTGGACGCGCGGCCGATCGGCTACATCACGGTCGGCGACGACGTGCGTGCGGATGCGCGCAGCGGCGTCGATCGGCTCCGCTCACTCGGCGTCGAGACGGTGCTGCTGTCCGACGACACCGAGCGCAACACCCGCCATCTCGCCGACGCCTGCGGCATCGCCCGATGGCACGCTGCCGTCGACGGCACGAGCCTCGCCGGCCTCGTGGCCGACTACCGCGCCCGCGCCCGCGGACGGCCGGTCGCGGTGGCGAGCCGCAACGGCGCGAGCGCCGGCGACCTGCGCATCGACGTCGAGGCCGGCGACCTCCGACTCACCGACCTCGATGTCAACCGGATCGCCGAGGCGTTCGCGATCAGTCACCGCGTCGCACGCGTACGGCGACGCACCCGCGCGCTCGGTCTCGGCGCCACCGCGCTCGGCGGCGCCGTCGCCGGGGCCGGCCTGGCGGGGCTGCCGGTCGTGGCCGCCGGCGCCCTTCTCGGCACGCTCGTCGTCCTGGCCGTGGCCGCGCGCGGCTGA